The segment GGAGCAATCACCTCAGAGGTCGCCATGACAAAGCCCGTTACCAAAATCACCGCCGATAGAATCGTCAACAAACAAAAGGTAATCCAGATTCCTCTGCCTTTTTTGTTCATTGAAAGCCTCCTGTTGGTTTCAATTCTATTATTTGAAAGGTCATCATTTTCACTTAAGGAAATCTTTCTTATCTTTTCCTTTGTTCTAGGTGGGCAAACCGCCTACAAACGCATATACATAAGACGAATTGTTTTTTGAGGGAGGGGAATTTATTGAAACTGCATGTCGTGCAATCAGGAGATACATTATGGAAGATTGCTCAGCGCTACCGGGTCTCCCTGCAAAAGCTTGTTGATGCCAATCCACATATTGATGGTTCGGATCAGCTGGAGGCCGGAGTAAGGGTAAAGATTCCCACGGGAAAAGTGCCTGTATCAGCCACTCCAAGGGAATCGAAAAAACCGGAACCTCAAGAAAATGCTGAACAAGACATGGAAGCCAACGTGACGAAAGAAGTGGAACAGGAGGATTCACCTCTGTTACCGCCAATGCCTGAAGCCCCAAATTATCAACCTGGTGAGCCGGTAATCCCGACTCAACAAGAAGAGGGAACATCTCTTTTTTCTCAATTTCCTCTTTATCCGGGAGTTCCGTATACTGCTGGCTTTCCCTACAGTATGTCAGAGAAACAGCGGGAGGGAAAGGATTCAGCAGGATCGGATTTTCCGTTGAAATCGGATGACCTAAACCATCAAGAAAGGTTTTTGTCCACATCCAACAAACCGAATCGTCCACCTGAGAGTTACCCGATACTTGATCAATCAGGCTCTCCCTGTCATCCCTGCGGGGCTCATGCAGGAGCCTCAAGTATGGGCGGCATACCGCCGATGTACGGCGGTGGTTACCCCGGTATGGGTATACCGCCGATGAATGGTGGTGGTTATCCCGGTATGGGTATACCGCCGATGAATGGTGGTGGTTACCCCGGTATGGGCATACCGCCGATGTATGGCGGTGGTTATCCCGGTATGGGCATACCGCCGATGTACGGCGGTGGTTATCCCGGTATGGGCATACCGCCGATGGATGGCGGTGGTTACCCTGGTATGGGCATACCGCCGATGTACGGCGGTGGTTATCCCGGTATGGGCATACCGCCGATGGATGGTGGTGGTTACCCCGATATTGGCATACCGCCGATGGATGGG is part of the Kroppenstedtia pulmonis genome and harbors:
- a CDS encoding LysM peptidoglycan-binding domain-containing protein, producing MKLHVVQSGDTLWKIAQRYRVSLQKLVDANPHIDGSDQLEAGVRVKIPTGKVPVSATPRESKKPEPQENAEQDMEANVTKEVEQEDSPLLPPMPEAPNYQPGEPVIPTQQEEGTSLFSQFPLYPGVPYTAGFPYSMSEKQREGKDSAGSDFPLKSDDLNHQERFLSTSNKPNRPPESYPILDQSGSPCHPCGAHAGASSMGGIPPMYGGGYPGMGIPPMNGGGYPGMGIPPMNGGGYPGMGIPPMYGGGYPGMGIPPMYGGGYPGMGIPPMDGGGYPGMGIPPMYGGGYPGMGIPPMDGGGYPDIGIPPMDGGGYPGMGIPEEDSSNHALPGQDPDLMQDPMSDLPPMPAYEEDGEWESSSAEG